The nucleotide sequence TTGTGGTTGACCCGATGCTTGCAACAGGTGGATCAGCATCAAAAGCTATTTCTGTTGTAAAAGAAGCAAAAGCCAAAAAGATTTTCTTTGTTTGCCTTATTTCCGCACCAGAAGGAATTGAAAAAATCGAACACGACCATCCAGATGTAAAAATCTACACCATTGCAATAGATCAAAAGTTAAATTCGCATGGATATATTATTCCAGGATTAGGAGATGCGGGAGATAGGCTTTTTGGTACGAAATGAAAGAGTTAATAGAGTTTATTAACAGAAATTTCTTTAATATTTCTTACTTTTTTCTTCTTGGTTTCTTCATTTCATCTTTCTCTACGCCTCTTGCAATATTTCTTGGACGCAAATTCGGAATTATAGATCTGCCAAAGAAAGAAAATAGGCAAAAGATACATAAAGAGCCAATTCCTCGCTCGGGTGGTATATCTATTTATATTTCCATTATCTTCCTATTTTTGATATTACAGAAATTCAACTTGCAGTTTGTAGGAATTATTTTAGGTGCAACTGTTTTGTTTTTCGGTCTATTGTTCGATGATAAATTTGGCCTTACGGTGAGGCAGAAATTCACAGTGCAATTTATTTCTGCATTTATTGCAATATTTACAGGGACGCAGTTTACCCAAATAACGGTCCCTTTTACAGACACCGTAATAAAATTAGGATTTACAGGAAGTATTTTAACGGCGTTTTGGATAGTTGGTCTTATAAACGCAATAAACATAATAGATGGCCTTGATGGACTTGCCTCCGGCGTTTCTGCTATTGCGTCTTTTTTTCTTGCTATAACTGCAATGTACAAAGGACATCTAAATCTTGCCTTGCTACTTATCGGACTTTGTGGAAGTTTAGTTGCATTTCTCATTTATAATTTCCACCCAGCAAGAGTTTTCCTGGGAGATTCTGGCGCTGGCCTTCTTGGATACATGCTTGGAATCATTTCAGTAGTTGGTGCGTATAAAACGACCACTCTTTTAACGATTGCTCTTCCAATTTTTGTTCTTGGCATTCCAATTATGGAGGTTTTTACATCAATATTTAGAAGAATTATACACGGAGGCTCTCCTTTCAGATACGACACAGAGCATATCCATTACCGCCTTCTTAAGAAGGGCTTATCGCAAAGACAAATTGCATTGGTGTATTATCTTCTTACATTTATCCTATCTATCACAGGTATAATACTTGCGTTTGGGGTGAAATAATGAAAAAGAAAGTATTTCTTGTTTTCGGGACAAGACCAGAAGCAATAAAGATGTATCCGGTATACAAGGCGTTAAAAGATTTTTCTGATTTAGAGACAAAAGTTATTATCACGAGCCAGCACCAAGAAATGCTAAAGCAGGTTATAGATCTTTTTCATATAACCATTGACTACGACCTCAGAGTAATGGAAGAAAAACAAACACTAACCAAAATAACAAACAAAGTTCTTACAGGACTTAAGGATATATTTGATGTGGACCGCCCAGATATTCTTCTTGTTCATGGCGATACAACAACGACATTTGCATCAGCACTTTCCGCCTTTTACGAAAAAATCCACATAGGACATGTGGAAGCAGGTCTCAGGACTTACAACAAATACTCTCCTTTCCCAGAAGAAATGAATCGAAAACTAACCGACGCTCTCACTGACCTCTATTTTGCACCAACCGAAAAGGCAAAAGAAAACCTACTTAAAGAGGGTGTTAATGAAAGTCAAATTTATGTTACAGGAAATACAGTAGTAGATGCTCTTCTTGAAATTATTAAAAGTGATATTCAAGTAAATTTGCCTATTCGATATGATGAAAAATACATTGTAGTAACAGCACACAGAAGGGAAAATTGGGGCAAACCTATGGAAGAGATTTGTTCTGCAGTTAATGAACTTGCGGAAAATTTTGGTAATGAATACAAAATTGTTTTTTCTGTTCATAAAAATCCAGTTGTAAGGGAAACTGTAAATAGAATACTCAAAGATAACAAAAATATCCTTCTTATTGAGCCAATGGATTACTTATCATTTATTAAACTTTTGTCAAAAGCTACGTTAATATTAACTGACTCAGGCGGAATCCAAGAGGAAGCACCAACTCTCAAAAAACCTGTCCTTCTAATGCGTGACACCACTGAAAGACCAGAAGCAGTTGAAAGCGGAGTAGTGCGACTTGTAGGAACTGATAGGCGCAAGATAGTTGAAGAAGCAACTAAATTGTTACTCAATAAGGAAGAATATGAAAAAATGATCTCTAATAAAAATCCATTTGGCGATGGATACGCTGGCACAAGAATTGCAAAGATAGTTTATGATTATCTAATGTTCGGAGGAAAAGATGGAATATCTTGAAGTTAACGGTGGAAGAGTTCTTAAAGGTGAAGTTGAAATTTCTGGAGCAAAAAATGCGGCGTTTCCTGTACTATCGGCGTGTCTTCTTGTTGAGGGTAAATGCCATATAGGGAATATCCCAAATATCCTCGATGTTAAAAAATTCCTCTTTCAATTAAAAAAAATCGGAGTGAAGGTAGAAGAAGGAGAGCATGAAGTAGAAATTGACGCAAGTTCCTCTTTTAAGCCAGAAATTCCCCCTGAAGAAACCGAAAATATAAGAGGAACTCAAACTTTGCTTGGAGCATTCATTGCAAGACACAAAAAAGCATCAATTGCAGGTCTTGGAGGTTGTAACATAGGGAAAAGACCTATTGATCAACATATAAAAGGATTGGAAAGTATTGGAGTTGAATTTGCCTGGGATAAAGGCATCTTAAAAGCGCATGTTTCAAGGTCCTTGAAAGGAAACAAAATTTTTCTTGATATGCCAAGTGTAGGAGCAACTGAAAATATTATTCTTGCTTCAACGCTTGCAGAAGGCACAACTGTAATAGAAAATGCGGCAAGAGAACCAGAAATTAAAGATCTCGTAAATTTTCTTAACCTTGCAGGTGCAAATATCGAAATAAACGGAACAGGAAGCACAATTATTGTACATGGAGTAAAAAAATTGAAACCGATTAATTACAACATAATACCTGATAGAATTGAATCTGCTACATATTTAATCCTCGCTGGTCTTACAAAAGGAAAAATAACAATTAAAAAAACAATTCCAGAACATATTGAAGCCGTAATAATGAAACTTAAAGAAACAGGACTTGAAATTACAGTAAAAGAAAGTGAAATTACTGCAAGCTACAGAGGAAAAATACTGCCTACAACAGTAAAAACGCTTCCATATCCAGGATTTCCAACAGAT is from Caldisericum sp. and encodes:
- a CDS encoding undecaprenyl/decaprenyl-phosphate alpha-N-acetylglucosaminyl 1-phosphate transferase; the encoded protein is MKELIEFINRNFFNISYFFLLGFFISSFSTPLAIFLGRKFGIIDLPKKENRQKIHKEPIPRSGGISIYISIIFLFLILQKFNLQFVGIILGATVLFFGLLFDDKFGLTVRQKFTVQFISAFIAIFTGTQFTQITVPFTDTVIKLGFTGSILTAFWIVGLINAINIIDGLDGLASGVSAIASFFLAITAMYKGHLNLALLLIGLCGSLVAFLIYNFHPARVFLGDSGAGLLGYMLGIISVVGAYKTTTLLTIALPIFVLGIPIMEVFTSIFRRIIHGGSPFRYDTEHIHYRLLKKGLSQRQIALVYYLLTFILSITGIILAFGVK
- the wecB gene encoding UDP-N-acetylglucosamine 2-epimerase (non-hydrolyzing) — translated: MKKKVFLVFGTRPEAIKMYPVYKALKDFSDLETKVIITSQHQEMLKQVIDLFHITIDYDLRVMEEKQTLTKITNKVLTGLKDIFDVDRPDILLVHGDTTTTFASALSAFYEKIHIGHVEAGLRTYNKYSPFPEEMNRKLTDALTDLYFAPTEKAKENLLKEGVNESQIYVTGNTVVDALLEIIKSDIQVNLPIRYDEKYIVVTAHRRENWGKPMEEICSAVNELAENFGNEYKIVFSVHKNPVVRETVNRILKDNKNILLIEPMDYLSFIKLLSKATLILTDSGGIQEEAPTLKKPVLLMRDTTERPEAVESGVVRLVGTDRRKIVEEATKLLLNKEEYEKMISNKNPFGDGYAGTRIAKIVYDYLMFGGKDGIS
- the murA gene encoding UDP-N-acetylglucosamine 1-carboxyvinyltransferase; the encoded protein is MEYLEVNGGRVLKGEVEISGAKNAAFPVLSACLLVEGKCHIGNIPNILDVKKFLFQLKKIGVKVEEGEHEVEIDASSSFKPEIPPEETENIRGTQTLLGAFIARHKKASIAGLGGCNIGKRPIDQHIKGLESIGVEFAWDKGILKAHVSRSLKGNKIFLDMPSVGATENIILASTLAEGTTVIENAAREPEIKDLVNFLNLAGANIEINGTGSTIIVHGVKKLKPINYNIIPDRIESATYLILAGLTKGKITIKKTIPEHIEAVIMKLKETGLEITVKESEITASYRGKILPTTVKTLPYPGFPTDAQSQILTLLTLADGSSVVTETVFENRFRIVDDLIKMGASIRVEGISAFITGVKELKPSVVTAKDLRGGMSLLLATLSAKGTSKVLDPIHIDRGYENYIDKIQKLGGDVVRKAS